From Mya arenaria isolate MELC-2E11 chromosome 12, ASM2691426v1, the proteins below share one genomic window:
- the LOC128211033 gene encoding decapping and exoribonuclease protein-like isoform X2: MARLNTDIRRFDGPNSGFKHHGEIGCFSLDITREFQDDTRQRKYFIKPSNYNNVRFDLTKGYEGMVKRDEYKNEQLDHILKWIRIHEQRITQIDFICDRSLLKRLLSTLYTRKEDWKFAVTLHNGTYYLCDYHTNQKLELKQQMMGGKDEEMCAWGFKFEQYLTASSKDSVPNPDLQYNNCEAFYTVVKSQVGAHTLVYCGEVDAVPVNPDGSMGEHYVEFKTTSHSSLQRGSFKRFKLLKWWTQSVLADVPEIVCGLRNDAGIVTKLQTYKTQHLPTMAGEKQR, encoded by the exons ATGGCGAGATTAAACACCGACATTAGACGATTTGACGGCCCAAACTCAGGTTTTAAACACCATGGAGAGATTGGGTGCTTCTCATTAGATATTACCAGGGAATTTCAAGATGATACCCGCCAgcggaaatattttattaaaccgtCAAATTATAACAATGTTAGATTTGATCTGACAAAAGGATATGAGGGAATGGTGAAAAGAGATGAATATAAGAACGAACAGCTCGACCACATTCTGAAATGGATACGAATACATGAGCAGAG AATTACCCAAATCGACTTCATATGCGACAGGAGTTTGTTAAAAAGGTTACTGTCTACGCTGTATACGAGAAAAGAGGACTGGAAGTTCGCAGTGACTCTTCATAATGGCACATACTACCTGTGTGACTATCACACCAACCAGAAACTGGAACTAAAACAACAAATGATGGGAGGGAAGGACGAAGAGATGTGTGCGTGGGGCTTCAAATTCGAGCAGTATCTTACCGCAA GTTCCAAAGATTCCGTTCCAAATCCAGACCTGCAATATAACAACTGTGAAGCCTTCTATACTGTTGTGAAATCCCAGGTCGGCGCCCACACACTAg TATACTGTGGCGAGGTCGATGCTGTACCGGTAAATCCAGACGGGTCTATGGGTGAACATTATGTTGAGTTCAAAACCACCTCACATTCCTCACTGCAGAGAGGCAGTTTTAAAAG GTTCAAGCTTCTAAAGTGGTGGACACAGAGTGTTCTTGCGGATGTTCCCGAAATTGTTTGTGGGCTGCGAAACGATGCTGGAATTGTTACCAAGctacaaacatacaaaactCAACATTTACCAACGATGGCCGGA GAAAAACaacgataa
- the LOC128211031 gene encoding decapping and exoribonuclease protein-like isoform X3, translating to MVKRDEFKDEQIDHLLKWINNHEQGNMQTHFICRRGLLTRLMRTMYAKENEWKFAVTLHKGTYYLCECPTDQSLAKIKQMMGEKDEEMCGWGCKFEQYLTASSADSVPTPDMRYNNCETFYTVVKATIGSHTLVYSGEVDAVSTDEPFGEHYVEFKTITHSALQKKSFKRYKLRNWWTQSVLVGVPEIVCGLRDDAGIVTKLQTYNTQDLPTMAIDIPAPWKPNVCFNFLDKLLDFIKSNVTIDDPRLVHLLEFSGGDATCTRLPRDSEYAFMHKWYTHN from the exons ATGGTGAAAAGAGATGAATTTAAGGACGAACAGATCGACCATCTTCTGAAATGGATAAATAATCATGAGCAGGG AAATATGCAAACCCACTTTATATGCCGCAGGGGTTTGTTAACTCGTTTAATGCGTACCATGTATGCGAAAGAAAATGAGTGGAAGTTCGCCGTGACTCTCCACAAAGGTACCTACTACCTTTGTGAATGCCCCACTGACCAGAGTCtggcaaaaataaaacagatgatGGGAGAAAAAGACGAAGAGATGTGTGGATGGGGCTGCAAGTTTGAGCAATATCTCACCGCAA GTTCCGCAGATTCCGTTCCAACTCCAGACATGCGATATAACAACTGTGAAACCTTCTATACTGTTGTGAAAGCCACGATCGGCTCCCACACACTAG TGTATTCGGGTGAGGTCGATGCTGTTAGTACAGATGAACCTTTTGGAGAACATTATGTTGAGTTCAAAACCATCACACATTCCGCGCTGcagaaaaaaagtttcaaaag GTACAAACTCCGAAATTGGTGGACACAGAGTGTTCTTGTTGGTGTTCCCGAGATTGTTTGTGGGCTCCGTGATGATGCTGGTATTGTTACCAAGCTACAAACATACAACACTCAAGATTTACCAACGATGGCCATT GACATTCCTGCTCCATGGAAGCCAAATGTTTGCTTCAACTTCCTTGACAAGCTCCTTGACTTCATCAAATCTAATGTAACGATAGATGATCCAAg GCTCGTTCACCTGCTGGAGTTTTCAGGCGGGGATGCGACTTGTACCCGGCTTCCAAGGGACTCCGAATACGCTTTCATGCATAAATGGTATACTCACAATTAG
- the LOC128211033 gene encoding decapping and exoribonuclease protein-like isoform X1, translated as MARLNTDIRRFDGPNSGFKHHGEIGCFSLDITREFQDDTRQRKYFIKPSNYNNVRFDLTKGYEGMVKRDEYKNEQLDHILKWIRIHEQRITQIDFICDRSLLKRLLSTLYTRKEDWKFAVTLHNGTYYLCDYHTNQKLELKQQMMGGKDEEMCAWGFKFEQYLTASSKDSVPNPDLQYNNCEAFYTVVKSQVGAHTLVYCGEVDAVPVNPDGSMGEHYVEFKTTSHSSLQRGSFKRFKLLKWWTQSVLADVPEIVCGLRNDAGIVTKLQTYKTQHLPTMAGDIPDPWRPNVCWNFLDHLLAFIKSNVKIDDPRLVHLLEFSGGNITCTRLPPDSKYTFLHKWYTQ; from the exons ATGGCGAGATTAAACACCGACATTAGACGATTTGACGGCCCAAACTCAGGTTTTAAACACCATGGAGAGATTGGGTGCTTCTCATTAGATATTACCAGGGAATTTCAAGATGATACCCGCCAgcggaaatattttattaaaccgtCAAATTATAACAATGTTAGATTTGATCTGACAAAAGGATATGAGGGAATGGTGAAAAGAGATGAATATAAGAACGAACAGCTCGACCACATTCTGAAATGGATACGAATACATGAGCAGAG AATTACCCAAATCGACTTCATATGCGACAGGAGTTTGTTAAAAAGGTTACTGTCTACGCTGTATACGAGAAAAGAGGACTGGAAGTTCGCAGTGACTCTTCATAATGGCACATACTACCTGTGTGACTATCACACCAACCAGAAACTGGAACTAAAACAACAAATGATGGGAGGGAAGGACGAAGAGATGTGTGCGTGGGGCTTCAAATTCGAGCAGTATCTTACCGCAA GTTCCAAAGATTCCGTTCCAAATCCAGACCTGCAATATAACAACTGTGAAGCCTTCTATACTGTTGTGAAATCCCAGGTCGGCGCCCACACACTAg TATACTGTGGCGAGGTCGATGCTGTACCGGTAAATCCAGACGGGTCTATGGGTGAACATTATGTTGAGTTCAAAACCACCTCACATTCCTCACTGCAGAGAGGCAGTTTTAAAAG GTTCAAGCTTCTAAAGTGGTGGACACAGAGTGTTCTTGCGGATGTTCCCGAAATTGTTTGTGGGCTGCGAAACGATGCTGGAATTGTTACCAAGctacaaacatacaaaactCAACATTTACCAACGATGGCCGGA GATATACCTGATCCATGGAGGCCAAATGTTTGTTGGAACTTCCTGGACCATCTTCTTGCCTTCATCAAGTCTAATGTGAAGATAGATGATCCAAg GCTCGTTCACCTCCTAGAGTTTTCAGGCGGGAATATCACTTGTACCCGGCTTCCACCTGACTCCAAATACACTTTCCTGCATAAATGGTATACTCAGTAG
- the LOC128211030 gene encoding uncharacterized protein LOC128211030: MSSALAFLASVALMGLGVTGDGHDREHGSVHNIISERCCPSDECYPSQMDMAALNHGMNGHLLLPSFPEYSKQAHMYNTVEQRYPNLIAVVKNADDIQKAVQFARKYNLHVTVRSSGHDYVGRSTWEGSFLINLSEMDEMEIDLSMERSPHGTVKVQTGLQWQEIYKELNAVGRVVVGGSAHTVTPGGYTLGGGHSPVSRSLGYAVDNLLEAQVVLADGSIATATANRTVIVTPEGDTMYHENGDLFWALRGGGGGTFGIAVYFVYRLHPMPSQMVVFSMPVPIEMNVFGINYFEEVLEVCEQLLEKMPPTWGGYWMLNNFPGSYEDPGSKTIINYKGLLTFYFNKFAPWNGSEHKELEAAVNWARSKQVPFTFTNKTDFWDYEKDSYDPPIVRAYMANTLLQPGQAGEDFRAFMREQLFVGVARELWIACTGALLGGKTTEAPLASTPLHPGYRSTVTSLSCGLSLGDAESGVPLLNQTTDNDELIEYFQTFAKGIRNFGSGMYLNEPWKDNPYWKEDFWGTENYERLLLIKRRYDPDNFFTCHHCVASDVIDKTDPRPAPPVGHAFTCLASWSLVIFTYLASCFLF, encoded by the exons ATGAG TTCAGCGCTAGCCTTCCTGGCAAGTGTTGCCTTGATGGGCTTGGGTGTGACTGGCGATGGGCATGACAGGGAACATGGTAGCGTTCACAACATAATCTCGGAGCGGTGCTGCCCGAGTGATGAATGCTACCCCTCTCAGATGGACATGGCCGCCCTCAACCATGGCATGAACGGGCACCTGCTGTTGCCAAGCTTTCCCGAGTACAGTAAACAGGCACATATGTACAACACCGTTGAACAGAG GTACCCAAATTTGATCGCCGTGGTTAAGAACGCTGATGATATCCAGAAAGCGGTGCAGTTCGCGCGGAAATACAACTTACACGTGACAGTACGGAGCTCGGGGCATGACTATGTGGGCCGCTCCACGTGGGAGGGAAGTTTCCTCATAAACCTGTCCGAGATGGACGAGATGGAGATAGACTTGAGCATGGAGAGGAGCCCACATGGCACGGTCAAGGTGCAGACCGGGTTACAATGGCAGGAGATATACAAGGAG TTGAATGCGGTCGGGCGTGTTGTGGTTGGCGGCAGCGCCCACACAGTGACCCCGGGAGGCTACACGCTGGGTGGTGGGCACAGCCCCGTGTCCCGTTCCCTTGGATACGCCGTCGACAACCTGCTAGAGGCTCAG GTGGTGCTTGCTGACGGTTCGATCGCCACTGCGACGGCGAACAGGACGGTGATAGTCACCCCGGAAGGCGATACCATGTATCACGAGAACGGAGACCTGTTCTGGGCACTTAGGGGCGGCGGTGGGGGCACATTTGGAATTGCCGTGTACTTTGTGTACCGTCTGCACCCAATGCCGTCACAGATGGTAGTTTTCAGTATGCCCGTTCCCATTGAAATGAACGTTTTTGGGATAAACTATTTCGAAGAGGTATTAGAAGTTTGTGAGCAGCTACTGGAGAAAATGCCGCCTACATGGGGTGGCTACTGGATGCTTAACAACTTTCCGGGATCTTACGAGGACCCGGGATCCAAAACCATTATCAATTATAAGGGATTGCTAACATTCTACTTTAACAAGTTTGCACCCTGGAATGGATCCGAGCACAAAGAATTAGAGGCCGCAGTCAACTGGGCAAGAAGCAA ACAAGTACCATTCACCTTCACAAACAAGACGGATTTCTGGGACTACGAGAAGGACTCGTATGACCCGCCAATCGTGCGCGCATATATGGCGAACACCTTGTTGCAGCCGGGACAGGCCGGGGAGGACTTCCGGGCATTCATGAGGGAGCAGCTGTTTGTGGGAGTGGCTAGAGAATTGTGGATTGCATGCACAGGGGCTCTGTTGGGAG GAAAAACCACGGAAGCTCCCTTAGCGAGCACACCCCTACATCCGGGATATCGGTCGACAGTGACGTCATTGTCATGTGGACTCTCCTTGGGCGACGCCGAAAGTGGGGTCCCTCTCTTGAATCAGACCACAGATAACGATGAGCTTATCGAATACTTCCAGACGTTTGCAAAAGGAATAAGAAA TTTCGGGAGCGGCATGTACTTGAACGAGCCGTGGAAAGATAACCCTTACTGGAAGGAGGACTTCTGGGGAACCGAGAATTACGAGCGTCTGTTGCTGATCAAGCGTCGTTACGACCCAGACAACTTCTTCACTTGTCATCACTGTGTCGCTTCTGACGTGATAGATAAAACGGATCCCAGACCGGCGCCGCCCGTGGGACACGCTTTCACATGTCTGGCGTCGTGGAGTTTAGTTATCTTCACATATCTGGCGTCTTGTTTCCTATTTTAA
- the LOC128211031 gene encoding decapping and exoribonuclease protein-like isoform X1, translating into MARFNTDIGRFDYPNSGLNQPEELGCFSLDINREFHDDTSQRKYFIKPLNYDNVRFDLTKGYEGMVKRDEFKDEQIDHLLKWINNHEQGNMQTHFICRRGLLTRLMRTMYAKENEWKFAVTLHKGTYYLCECPTDQSLAKIKQMMGEKDEEMCGWGCKFEQYLTASSADSVPTPDMRYNNCETFYTVVKATIGSHTLVYSGEVDAVSTDEPFGEHYVEFKTITHSALQKKSFKRYKLRNWWTQSVLVGVPEIVCGLRDDAGIVTKLQTYNTQDLPTMAIDIPAPWKPNVCFNFLDKLLDFIKSNVTIDDPRLVHLLEFSGGDATCTRLPRDSEYAFMHKWYTHN; encoded by the exons atggcgaGGTTTAACACCGACATTGGACGATTTGATTACCCAAACTCAGGTTTAAATCAGCCTGAAGAACTAGGGTGCTTCTCATTAGATATTAACAGAGAATTTCACGATGATACAAGCcagagaaaatattttattaaacctttaaattatgataatgtTAGATTTGATCTGACAAAAGGATACGAGGGAATGGTGAAAAGAGATGAATTTAAGGACGAACAGATCGACCATCTTCTGAAATGGATAAATAATCATGAGCAGGG AAATATGCAAACCCACTTTATATGCCGCAGGGGTTTGTTAACTCGTTTAATGCGTACCATGTATGCGAAAGAAAATGAGTGGAAGTTCGCCGTGACTCTCCACAAAGGTACCTACTACCTTTGTGAATGCCCCACTGACCAGAGTCtggcaaaaataaaacagatgatGGGAGAAAAAGACGAAGAGATGTGTGGATGGGGCTGCAAGTTTGAGCAATATCTCACCGCAA GTTCCGCAGATTCCGTTCCAACTCCAGACATGCGATATAACAACTGTGAAACCTTCTATACTGTTGTGAAAGCCACGATCGGCTCCCACACACTAG TGTATTCGGGTGAGGTCGATGCTGTTAGTACAGATGAACCTTTTGGAGAACATTATGTTGAGTTCAAAACCATCACACATTCCGCGCTGcagaaaaaaagtttcaaaag GTACAAACTCCGAAATTGGTGGACACAGAGTGTTCTTGTTGGTGTTCCCGAGATTGTTTGTGGGCTCCGTGATGATGCTGGTATTGTTACCAAGCTACAAACATACAACACTCAAGATTTACCAACGATGGCCATT GACATTCCTGCTCCATGGAAGCCAAATGTTTGCTTCAACTTCCTTGACAAGCTCCTTGACTTCATCAAATCTAATGTAACGATAGATGATCCAAg GCTCGTTCACCTGCTGGAGTTTTCAGGCGGGGATGCGACTTGTACCCGGCTTCCAAGGGACTCCGAATACGCTTTCATGCATAAATGGTATACTCACAATTAG
- the LOC128211031 gene encoding decapping and exoribonuclease protein-like isoform X2, giving the protein MVSPLTRFDLTKGYEGMVKRDEFKDEQIDHLLKWINNHEQGNMQTHFICRRGLLTRLMRTMYAKENEWKFAVTLHKGTYYLCECPTDQSLAKIKQMMGEKDEEMCGWGCKFEQYLTASSADSVPTPDMRYNNCETFYTVVKATIGSHTLVYSGEVDAVSTDEPFGEHYVEFKTITHSALQKKSFKRYKLRNWWTQSVLVGVPEIVCGLRDDAGIVTKLQTYNTQDLPTMAIDIPAPWKPNVCFNFLDKLLDFIKSNVTIDDPRLVHLLEFSGGDATCTRLPRDSEYAFMHKWYTHN; this is encoded by the exons ATGGTATCGCCCTTGACAAG ATTTGATCTGACAAAAGGATACGAGGGAATGGTGAAAAGAGATGAATTTAAGGACGAACAGATCGACCATCTTCTGAAATGGATAAATAATCATGAGCAGGG AAATATGCAAACCCACTTTATATGCCGCAGGGGTTTGTTAACTCGTTTAATGCGTACCATGTATGCGAAAGAAAATGAGTGGAAGTTCGCCGTGACTCTCCACAAAGGTACCTACTACCTTTGTGAATGCCCCACTGACCAGAGTCtggcaaaaataaaacagatgatGGGAGAAAAAGACGAAGAGATGTGTGGATGGGGCTGCAAGTTTGAGCAATATCTCACCGCAA GTTCCGCAGATTCCGTTCCAACTCCAGACATGCGATATAACAACTGTGAAACCTTCTATACTGTTGTGAAAGCCACGATCGGCTCCCACACACTAG TGTATTCGGGTGAGGTCGATGCTGTTAGTACAGATGAACCTTTTGGAGAACATTATGTTGAGTTCAAAACCATCACACATTCCGCGCTGcagaaaaaaagtttcaaaag GTACAAACTCCGAAATTGGTGGACACAGAGTGTTCTTGTTGGTGTTCCCGAGATTGTTTGTGGGCTCCGTGATGATGCTGGTATTGTTACCAAGCTACAAACATACAACACTCAAGATTTACCAACGATGGCCATT GACATTCCTGCTCCATGGAAGCCAAATGTTTGCTTCAACTTCCTTGACAAGCTCCTTGACTTCATCAAATCTAATGTAACGATAGATGATCCAAg GCTCGTTCACCTGCTGGAGTTTTCAGGCGGGGATGCGACTTGTACCCGGCTTCCAAGGGACTCCGAATACGCTTTCATGCATAAATGGTATACTCACAATTAG